The proteins below are encoded in one region of Silene latifolia isolate original U9 population chromosome 2, ASM4854445v1, whole genome shotgun sequence:
- the LOC141642266 gene encoding uncharacterized protein LOC141642266, producing the protein MNSNLNKFDFDFGIGSNNRSSKPLNEQKNKSASNSYSYPYSSSTTSFSAAKSTPAWQPNKPSWTHQPAPSQPGLTRTEFGGGASMVGDIKGKSWNSMAPAVPPPKVAVASSVGIANKNPNLFGDLVSSAIGQNKSSSNAPLKSSAPAKSSFSMGGVANSLPKTSGASSYGNVGSSTPNNVGNSSGYGNMGGSMKNGGSASGYGNSSGSSMNNGGNASWGFNQSPVNKGSGFGGSAMPSAGVGGGMNSNKDPFGSLNFSSKPMGSSVGGGGGGGIGSMGKGAAMPTQNFDFGDFEMASKSTPSVFSSGSDNPLGSNSGGQETSGGNDWEFDSGFGGHGDGSTTELDGLPPPPAGISASTAKSKGLDNYKQGQYADAIKWLSWADVLLEKAGDGTGTMEVLSCRASCYKEVGEYKKAVADCTKVLDQDGKNVTVLVQRALLYESMEKYRLGADDLRTVMKLDPGNRVARSTIHRLNKMAEC; encoded by the exons atgaattcgaatcTAAACAAATTTGATTTCGATTTCGGAATCGGATCGAACAATCGATCATCGAAACCCCTAAATGAGCAGAAAAACAAATCAGCTAGTAATTCGTATTCGTATCCGTATTCGAGCTCAACGACGTCGTTTTCGGCTGCTAAGTCAACGCCGGCGTGGCAACCGAATAAACCGTCGTGGACTCACCAACCCGCGCCGAGTCAACCCGGGTTGACTCGGACCGAGTTTGGCGGAGGTGCGTCTATGGTGGGTGATATAAAGGGGAAGAGTTGGAACTCTATGGCGCCGGCTGTGCCGCCTCCGAAGGTTGCTGTTGCTAGCAGCGTTGGAATTGCGAATAAGAACCCTAATTTGTTTGGTGATTTGGTGAGCTCTGCAATTGGGCAGAATAAAAGTAGTAGTAATGCGCCATTGAAAAGTAGTGCACCTGCGAAAAGCTCCTTTTCCATGGGGGGTGTGGCGAATTCTTTGCCTAAGACTAGTGGTGCTAGTAGTTATGGCAATGTGGGTAGTTCTACACCGAACAATGTGGGTAATTCTAGTGGTTATGGGAATATGGGTGGTTCTATGAAAAATGGGGGTAGTGCTAGTGGTTATGGGAATTCGAGTGGTTCTTCGATGAATAATGGGGGTAATGCTAGTTGGGGTTTTAATCAGAGCCCAGTGAATAAGGGTTCGGGTTTTGGTGGTTCAGCAATGCCTAGTGCTGGTGTCGGAGGGGGAATGAACTCGAACAAGGACCCATTTGGCTCTTTGAATTTTTCGTCCAAGCCAATGGGGAGTAgtgttggaggtggtggtgggggTGGTATTGGTTCTATGGGTAAAGGTGCTGCTATGCCGACACAGAACTTTgattttggtgattttgagatgGCGTCAAAGTCGACTCCTTCTGTTTTCTCGTCTGGCAGCGATAATCCCTTGGGATCGAATTCTGGAGGACAAGAGACTTCGGGTGGGAATGACTGGGAATTTGATTCGGGTTTTGGAGGACATGGTGATGGGAGTACAACTGAGCTTGATGGTCTACCACCACCTCCAGCTGGGATATCTGCTTCCACCGCAAAGAGTAAGGGTCTTGATAACTACAAGCAGGGTCAATATGCTGATGCTATAAAATGGCTTTCTTGGGCTGATGTTCTTCTTGAGAAAGCTGGTGATGGTACTGGTACTATGGAGGTCTTGTCGTGTCGGGCCTCATGTTACAAGGAAGTTGGGGAATACAAGAAGGCCGTTGCAGATTGCACTAAG GTGTTGGATCAGGATGGAAAGAATGTCACTGTCCTGGTACAACGGGCACTTCTGTATGAGAGCATGGAGAAATATAGACTTGGAGCTGACGATCTGAGAACAGTCATGAAACTAGATCCAGGGAACAGGGTCGCAAGAAGCACCATTCATCGTTTAAATAAAATGGCTGAATGCTAA
- the LOC141642267 gene encoding multiple organellar RNA editing factor 3, mitochondrial produces MAHFPVRRTLTTLLTRTFTQTQTRTSSLRSRLPLSFLQTHLLSPNPAQPIQTRLKSTGSGYSPLNDPSPNWTNRPPKETILLDGCDYEHWLIVMEFPNDPKPSDQDMVNSYVQTLAQIVGSEEAAKKKIYSISTTTYTGFGALISEELSYKVKALPGVLWVLPDSYLDVPNKDYGGDLFVDGKVIRRPEYDFSERQTNPRHRPRPRQDRRSRGPTQIQNRTQSMQQSMNRQNVPQS; encoded by the exons ATGGCGCATTTTCCAGTCCGTCGAACCCTCACAACCCTCCTCACCCGAACCTtcacccaaacccaaacccgaacCTCATCTCTTCGCTCCCGCCTCCCACTATCCTTCCTCCAAACCCACCTCCTCTCCCCGAACCCAGCCCAACCAATCCAAACCCGGCTCAAATCAACCGGTTCGGGTTACTCACCCCTCAATGACCCGTCACCGAACTGGACCAACCGGCCTCCGAAAGAGACGATATTGTTAGATGGGTGTGATTATGAACATTGGCTTATTGTTATGGAGTTTCCAAATGATCCTAAACCTTCTGATCAAGATATGGTTAATTCTTATGTTCAAACCCTTGCTCAAATTGTTGGCAG TGAGGAGGCGGCGAAGAAGAAGATTTACTCTATTTCGACTACAACTTATACTGGATTCGGAGCTTTAATTTCTGAAGAGTTATCATATAAAGTTAAAG CATTACCTGGTGTTCTATGGGTCTTACCTGATTCTTACCTTGACGTTCCCAATAAAGACTATGGAG GTGATTTATTTGTCGATGGTAAAGTTATCCGTAGGCCAGAATATGATTTTAGTGAAAGGCAGACCAATCCTAGACATAGACCTCGCCCTCGACAGGACAGGCGCAGTAGGGGTCCCACGCAGATCCAAAATCGAACCCAGTCTATGCAGCAGTCGATGAATAGACAAAATGTACCTCAAAGTTAA